A window of Pungitius pungitius chromosome 19, fPunPun2.1, whole genome shotgun sequence genomic DNA:
GTCTGTGTCTACCCACGGTTGAGCTGGAGACCCTGCTGTCGCTGGGCAGTTTTGGCTCAGACATCAATTGGATGGAGTTTTTTGCCCTGGGCTGCAGTTCTCTGGGAGTGGTAAGATGTTATATTAGGCCAGATATAAATGCTAACACCACTTTATGCCACTCCCTTTGAGGCCTAAAACCTACTGGGAGGCCACGCACAGCAGGAGAtcctaaaaaatatttttcataatcATCTCACAGTCCAGTCTTCTCGAGTTTAAACTAGACATCAGTGATCCAGACTTCAAGGTCCGTCGAGGTCCCCGGACTCCACAGATCAATCCTTCTCTGACTACTTGAATGCTTTTAAGCTAATGATTTTGTTTCAAAGTAGCAGaaagagcagcagagacactaaAGAGAATTTCCCTCACGCGCGGAGAACTATGCAGATGACAGCTTCATAGCTCAGCACTGACAACACAATGTGCTCAGTGAGGGTATTAAACACTTTAAGCACATGATGGCAGTCATGTTCTGCACTTGTTCCTGtattttgctcctttttttgtaACCTGTCATGGGTTGCTGCGCATGCATATAAGTTCAAGTTAAGTATATACTCCAATGCTGACCTCAGTTTTTTCTTATATTTCCTTCGAAAAAATGTCtgtttctcttgtgttcctgcGTACACCCTCTCAGACGCTCATGAGTTCCCTCAAGGTTGCTTGCGAGCTCCTgacggaggacgaggagggcggCCCTGCGAGGATCCCGTTCAACACCTTTGTTAAACTCTACACCTACCTGGCTCACCTGGAAGGGGATATGCCACAAGATCACATCGAAAACTTCCTTCGCAGCCTGCAGGCACAAGTGTAGGTGCTGCGTggatgtgtgttggtgtgcatGTGTCATTATGCTTCTAGAAATTAAGGCTAGTTCCTTTGCGTCTCCCACAGGGATGCTGCCGACTTGTCTTTTCTCAAAGCGCTCATTTGAATCAGTTCTCCTTGGGTTAACTTCCGTCTATGAAGATGATTAGTCATATGGATGGAAgagacaaaaaatacttttttcttaGACTCACGTGACCTCAAAAACTCCAGTACTATGCACAAGCTAGCACAATTTGTCCATTGTTTTGATCACTCGATATAACAAGTCACCGAGACTTTAATAATGTCATAATGCGAGCACACATGATTCGACCCCCTTTTTGCTGCTGAAAAGGGCACATTCTGACCTTTTCAATTCAACTCTACATGAATGTTAAATCGATGCACAGTGGATTTTCTTAGAACTCCAATTTGAAACCATTGTGTGTTTGATAAGCCACATTCAAAAAGAAATGCAGGAAATACACTCAAAACGACTTTCGGCATTATGAATGCATCAATACGTCCTTTGCAGTGATTACTGTGGCCTGTAAGTGTTGGTtagacacacagacagctgaAGCCAGATCCCTTGGCCTTAAAAGATGCTGTGAGCTCACAATTGTTACTGTTGTGAAAAGCCTTCTTCTGCCAAGTCGAGCGGTTGCACTGATGGACTGGTTTCTCTGCCCCGACAGCAACAAGCAGGGCAACATGATTCAGGTTTCCAACTTCTACATCGGCAGGAAGTGAAAGCAGTGGACGACAGGAAGGGAGAGATAGAGACAACGAGATGAGAGTGTTCTATTAATAAATGGGATAGCTGATGCTCCTTCAAGCACAGCTGTTGTTTTATTACCCAGAAATTGGCTCCATTTCTTGTTAGCGTCAGACACTGTGTTCTATTGTTGGTCATTGTCCGGCACAAAAATGATGCCATTCTCAgtcagattttttgtttttaatgagcaGCAAGAGAAGCACAGAGATTCCTTCCTCAATTGTCAGGTGGAgtgtgtgtcattttttcttGCCTGTTCCCTTCCGTCGAGGTTAGCCAAAGTtaatttttcacacacacaacttgcatCAGCTGGCGGCCTCACCGCGTTTGGCCTCTCTGCGGGTGTATTCAATTCACTCAGCAGGAGAGGTATGGAGATATAGTCCGAGGGCACGAGAGCCTGATTTCCAACTCCTTAAAAAGCTAAAGCCGCTTGTGTTTAGTTCACTCCAAGGTTGGAAATGAGAATAGTACATGGAatctctgagacacacacagatattctttttttttttttttctacttttacttTGTTCAACAtaataatgactttttttaacATATAACTTTTTGCGAGATAATGcattatgacatttttttccgGCATTCTACACTcttcattttcagcaatattGTCCTATACCTTTTGTTACCATACTTTTATTAATTTGTAAACCTATTTAACAGCAACAATTTTTAACATACAATAGTATGACTTGTAGTTAAAATACTACACCATAACATTTGTATGAGTTGTATGACCTTTTCCACGTCCTATACACCCATAGCTTTTAATTGCACGCTGCACAACACATCCTTAACATACTTTACTGTGACTTGTTTTTACATACTATAACTTATTTTATAATTTCTAAAAACAGACTTTacgatctttttctttttacataaaATGGTCTCTAAATGATATATGCTCTACTGCAGCATGATTGTTTTGggaaaaactaaaacataacTTTTTGATGACtttttacaatgaaaaaaacacactattATCTTATTATCTTATCTGTCATAGTATTGTATGTCAAAATACGTCATAAAAAAACTCGTAGCAGTATCAATTGTAGTAGTACTACTAAAGGTACTAGTCATtatagtagtagttgtagtatttgaaagagcaatacatttttaaaacagctTAATTCTGAGCCTCATGG
This region includes:
- the ropn1l gene encoding ropporin-1-like protein yields the protein MPLPDTMFCAQQIDIPQELPDILKSFTKAAIRTQPENLLLWSTAYFTALSKGERLPVKDRLEMNVTYKTDSRMTPGLLKTLHKQLSIRETCSEEELREKWRGLCLPTVELETLLSLGSFGSDINWMEFFALGCSSLGVTLMSSLKVACELLTEDEEGGPARIPFNTFVKLYTYLAHLEGDMPQDHIENFLRSLQAQVNKQGNMIQVSNFYIGRK